One genomic window of Dioscorea cayenensis subsp. rotundata cultivar TDr96_F1 unplaced genomic scaffold, TDr96_F1_v2_PseudoChromosome.rev07_lg8_w22 25.fasta BLBR01002078.1, whole genome shotgun sequence includes the following:
- the LOC120257388 gene encoding uncharacterized isomerase BH0283-like — MATRAVRYVVIDAFTDTAFKGNPAAICFLEDGHQVDNEWMQSVAKEFNISVTAFLTRAVSGDNPRFNLRWFTPVAELNLCGNATLAAAHFLLSYGLVKCDVIEFATKSGILTATKVYGIKQSTLFNVKDKNYFKYSGEKESFSIELNFPVCKVIKCNPGEIPSIPETLNGASVINVTKRSLSDDLIVEVASGLDVVNLKPTFDEIRNCAGTGVIVTGPAPPGSGYDIFSRFFCPKLGVDEVTPSS; from the exons ATGGCTACAAGAGCAGTGAGATATGTTGTA ATAGATGCTTTCACAGACACAGCATTTAAAGGTAATCCTGCAGCCATATGTTTCTTGGAGGATGGACATCAAGTGGATAATGAGTGGATGCAGTCTGTTGCCAAGGAGTTCAACATCTCTGTGACTGCTTTCTTGACTCGTGCTGTCTCTGGTGACAACCCGCGGTTTAATCTTCGGTGGTTCACTCCGGTCGCTGAG CTTAATCTTTGTGGTAATGCAACTTTGGCTGCAGCacattttcttttatcataTGGCTTGGTAAAATGTGATGTCATTGAGTTTGCCACAAAATCTGGAATCTTGACTGCTACAAAAGTCTATGGAATCAAACAGTCAACTTTATTTAATGTTAAGGACAAAAACTATTTCAAATACAgtggagaaaaagaaagtttttcaattGAGTTGAACTTTCCTGTGTGCAAGGTTATCAAATGCAATCCCGGTGAGATCCCATCTATTCCTGAAACTTTGAATGGTGCATCTGTGATCAATGTTACGAAGAGAAGCTTGTCTGATGACCTCATT GTGGAGGTTGCTTCAGGACTTGATGTTGTTAACTTAAAACCAACATTTGATGAGATACGAAATTGTGCTGGAACAGGGGTTATTGTAACAGGCCCTGCACCTCCTGGATCTGGATATGACATCTTCTCTCGCTTTTTTTGTCCCAAGTTGGGTGTTGATGAGGTAACCCCTTCTAGTTAa